One Bradyrhizobium zhanjiangense DNA segment encodes these proteins:
- a CDS encoding GntR family transcriptional regulator — MKQPLKHRTLSAAIVDQLRQAILDGTYPAGSQLRQDALGDAYGVSRIPVREALFQLEAEGLVRIVPQKGAIVSELSLDEINDVFDLRRILEPRLLAQSAPRFTADDFDGLADIHRSFEKAIKARNVSEWGQLNADFHMALYVHAPQPRTRAIVLSLLQTSDRYTRLQLSNTKAMGIAEKEHAELIALCRAQKIEEACRFLERHIEAVRKDLLQVVAIAPKQRRKENS, encoded by the coding sequence ATGAAACAGCCTCTGAAGCATCGCACGCTCTCGGCTGCGATCGTCGACCAGCTCAGGCAGGCGATCCTCGACGGCACATATCCGGCGGGATCGCAGCTGCGGCAGGATGCGCTTGGCGATGCCTATGGCGTCAGCCGTATTCCCGTTCGCGAGGCGCTATTCCAGCTCGAAGCCGAGGGGCTGGTGCGCATCGTGCCGCAAAAGGGCGCCATCGTCTCCGAGCTGTCACTGGATGAGATCAACGATGTGTTCGACCTGCGCCGGATCCTGGAGCCGCGCCTTCTGGCGCAGTCCGCGCCGCGTTTCACCGCTGATGATTTCGACGGGCTTGCCGACATCCACCGGAGCTTCGAGAAGGCGATCAAGGCGAGGAACGTCAGCGAATGGGGGCAACTCAACGCCGACTTCCACATGGCGCTCTACGTTCATGCCCCGCAGCCGCGCACGCGCGCGATCGTGCTATCACTGCTCCAGACCAGTGATCGCTACACGCGTCTCCAGCTCTCCAACACCAAGGCGATGGGGATCGCCGAGAAGGAGCACGCCGAGTTGATCGCGCTGTGCCGTGCGCAGAAGATCGAGGAGGCCTGCCGCTTCCTGGAGCGGCACATCGAGGCCGTGCGCAAGGATCTGTTGCAGGTGGTGGCGATCGCGCCGAAGCAACGCCGGAAGGAGAATTCGTAG
- a CDS encoding TRAP transporter small permease yields MPATRAFSVRRFIVRASSALLAVERLALMGLMYLLTGLILVNVVTRYSHFPIYWIDESAVYCVVWLTFIGASAMTRLRLDFAVTMLTERLSPQHQKLAKVISTGLVVVFGAALIVTCVLWMDPVGLARAGFDGRKLAAETFNFLYTEHTQTLNWPTWVLYLTLPIFAVSMTIHGLANLLEDLGLVPRVTPKGFQLSELDGVN; encoded by the coding sequence ATGCCGGCCACACGCGCATTCAGCGTTCGACGCTTCATTGTCCGCGCGTCTAGCGCCCTGCTCGCGGTCGAGCGCCTCGCGCTGATGGGCCTGATGTACCTGCTCACCGGATTGATCCTGGTGAACGTCGTCACCCGCTACTCGCATTTCCCGATCTACTGGATCGACGAATCCGCGGTCTATTGCGTGGTCTGGCTGACCTTCATCGGCGCCTCCGCTATGACGCGGCTGCGGCTCGATTTCGCGGTGACCATGCTGACGGAGCGGCTTTCGCCGCAGCACCAGAAGCTCGCCAAGGTGATCTCGACCGGCCTCGTCGTCGTGTTTGGCGCCGCCTTGATCGTCACCTGCGTGCTCTGGATGGACCCGGTAGGTCTCGCCCGCGCCGGCTTCGACGGGCGTAAGCTCGCGGCCGAAACCTTCAACTTCCTATACACCGAGCACACCCAGACGCTGAACTGGCCGACCTGGGTGCTCTATCTGACGCTGCCGATCTTCGCGGTGTCGATGACCATTCACGGGCTCGCCAATTTGCTGGAAGATCTCGGGCTGGTCCCGCGCGTCACACCTAAGGGCTTTCAGCTCTCCGAGCTGGACGGGGTCAACTGA